One stretch of bacterium DNA includes these proteins:
- a CDS encoding zf-TFIIB domain-containing protein — protein MSSEVEKHEQEDKWFKQHEADLIEAAKEKKRIEEEEKQKELHFMHCPKCGHELHHINLEGIVLDKCDKCEGLWFDKGELEELQKREYEHKHKFFGKFIEMFK, from the coding sequence ATGTCATCAGAAGTCGAAAAACATGAACAAGAAGATAAATGGTTTAAACAACATGAAGCAGATTTAATTGAAGCGGCAAAAGAAAAGAAAAGGATAGAAGAAGAAGAAAAGCAAAAAGAACTCCATTTTATGCACTGTCCAAAATGTGGACATGAATTGCACCACATTAATTTAGAAGGAATTGTGCTGGATAAGTGTGATAAATGCGAAGGGCTGTGGTTTGATAAAGGTGAATTAGAAGAACTCCAAAAACGCGAATACGAACATAAACATAAATTCTTTGGGAAATTTATAGAGATGTTTAAGTAA